Genomic window (Agromyces mariniharenae):
GAGCCCGACCGTGGCGGCGAGCTCCTGGTAGATGCGCTCGCTCTGGTCTGCGGAGCCGTGATGCGCGACCTTCACGACGTCGGCGCGGCCCAACTCGGTCGACCGCAGCAGTCCCGCCTGCGCTTCCTCGCCGAGGTCGCCGAGGAAGACGGCGCGGTAGCCGGATGCCTCGAGGTCGAGCACGACGCTGGCATCGTTGCCCGGCGCAGCATCGGGTCTCGGCCACGCGATCCGCCACGACGCGTCGCCGAGCGTGCCGCGATCGCCGGCGACGACCTCAACGGATTCGGCGCCGGCGTCGCCGAGCGGCCCGAGGACGCGGTCGGAGCGGTCCCCGTCGAGCGGACCGTGCAGCACGGTGTCGACGCGGCCGATCACTGCCTCGGCACCGCCGGCATGGTCGGCGTCCCAGTGGGTGATGACGAGCAGGTCGATCCGGGAGATGCCCAGCAGTCCGAGGCAGCGGTCGAGGGCGGCGGGATCGGGCCCCGTGTCGATGAGGGCGGTCGCCTCGTCGACACGCACGAGCATCGCGTCGCCCTGCCCCACCTCGCAGGCCGCGAGGTCCCAGTCGCCGGGCCGCGTCGCGCCGACCACGAGCGGTCCGCCGGCGGAGATCCCGACGGGCACCGCCAGGACGACCGCGAGCACCACGCCGGCCCAGGCCCTCGTGCGGGATCTGGTGGCGAAGACGAGCACCAAGACGAGGGCAGTGCACGCCGCGAGCAGGAGCGCCCCCGGGGCATCCGGCAGCCACACCAGCCGCCCGCCCGGGAGCGAGGACGCGCCGTGGGCGACGAGCGCGATCCACGTGGCCGGCAGCCAGGCCACCTGCACGAGGGCGGCGCCCACGGCGGGCAGTACGGGGAGCACGAGGCAGGCGACGAGCCCCACGACGGTACCGACCGGGGCGGCAGGAGCCGCCAGCAGGTTCGCAGGCACCCCGTAGAGCGCGATGGCCGGGTCGAGCAGCACGAGGATCGGCTGGCAGGCGAGCTGTGCTGCGAGCGGCACCGCCAGCCCGACGGCGAGCGGCACGGGCATCACCCGCGCGAGGCGTCCGGCGAGCGGGCCGGCCAGCAGGATCAACCCCGCGGTGGCCGCCGCCGAGAGGGCGAACCCGTAGTCGCGGGCGAGCCATGGATCGAAGGCGAGAAGGCCGATGACGGCGACCGCGAGGGCGGCGACTCCCCCGCCCGGACGCCCGGACGCGATGGCGACGAGGACCGCCACGGCCATCGCGCCGGCGCGAACGACGCTCGGCTGCGGTGTGACGAGCACGATGAACCCCGCCAGGGCGATCAGCGCCGCAGCCACACGCACCGACCGGCGGGCGCCGCACAGCGCCGCGAGCCCGAACGCGGCCGCGGTGACGATCGCGCAGTTCGCGCCCGACACGGCCGTCAGGTGGCTCAACGAGCTCGCGCGCATCGCCTCGTCGAGCTCGGCGCCGACGGCGGTCGTGTCGCCGATGGAGAGGCCGGGCACGAGAGCGGCGCCGTCGCCGTCGAGGCCGGTCGCGGCATCCGCGAGATCGGCGCGTGGGACCACTGCCCACGCGAGCCAGGCCGGCGGCGGGCCCTGGATCACGGCCTCGCCCTCGGGCCGGAGGCGGAAGGCGCTCTGCTCGGCGCCCGGGAGCGCAGCGACGCGAGCGGTCATGGCGATGCGGACGCCCAGGGAGAGCTCACGCGCCGGCGGGTCGAGCGTGGTCGTGACGGGGACCGGCGTCACCGTCCGTCCGTCGACCGCCACCACCTGCGCGTCGACCCGCAGCGACGGTGGCTCGCCGGCCTGCGCCCACATGGCGCGCATCGGCCGAGGCGCCGCGACCACCTCGATCACCACGTTCGCGCTCGTGTGCGCCGCGGCGATCGCCGTGAGCGGCGAGTCCGCCCGCCGATCGAGCTGGACGGCTGCCGATGAGGCGGCGAGCCCCGCTGCGGCGAGCACGACCAACCCGATCGCCGCGACCATGATGACCCGCCGGCACCGGCGCCCGACGACGACCGTGGCGAGCAGCGCGGCGGCGGCGGCCCAGATCGATCCCGCGACGATCGCTGGATCGAGACCGGCATCGGATGCCGCGACGGCGCACCAGGCGGTGACCCACGTCGCAACCGCGGGCAGCAGCAGGCGGAGGTCGCCCACTCAGGGTGCGACCCGGTCGGCGAGTCCCGAGAAGACCGCGTCGCCGATGCCGGCCACCTCGAGCAGCTGGTCGACGCTCGTGAACGGCCCGTTCGCCTCGCGCCAGTCGATGATGCGCTGCGCGAGCGCCGGACCGATGCGCGGCAGCGTGTCGAGCGCGGCCAGGTCGGCCGTGTTGAGGTGCACCTTGCCGTCGCCGGCACCCTGCACGGAAACGCCGGTGACGCCGACGCCGGCGGCGCCCGACCCCGGAGGCGGCGCCTGCCCCATGGCGAGCACGACGAGCTGCTCGCCGTCGACCACCGGGCGCGCGAGGTTCACGCCCGCCGGATCGGCGTCGGCCGTGAACCCGCCGGCCGCAGCCACGGCGTCGACGACGCGCGCGCCGGGCGCCAACTCGACGAGGCCGGGCGCGGCGACGGCCCCCAGCACGTGCACGAGCAGCGGCGCGACGTCGGCGCCGGTCGCGACCTCGGCGCCGCCGGCTGAAGCACCACGCTCCTCCGACGCCGGGAGGATCGAGCCCTGTGCGCCGCCGCCGCTGGACGCGACCGACAGCAACGCGGCGATCGCCACGGCGGCCACGAACAGCACCACGGCCGCGCCCACCGCGATGCGCACGCGCGGCGCCGCCCGTCGCGCTCGCGGGTCGAGCGCGCCGAGCGGATCGTCGCCAGGGGTCGGGGGCATACCCGCAGGCTAGGCCGCGACGACGCACCGACCAGGCGATGAAGGGAGCGACGCCGACCGCCCAGCCGCCCACGCGGCCTGTCGAGGACGGGTCAGCGACGGGTCACCGACGCGTCGGGTCCTCAGCGACGCGTGGCGATGTTGACGAGTCGCGGCGCGCGCACGATGACGTTCGCGATCTCCTTCTCGCCGATCGCGCGCGCCACGCCGACGGATCCGCGGGCGAGCGCCTCGAGCTCCTCGCCCGAGATCTTCGGCGAGACCTCGAGGCGGTCGCGGACCTTGCCGTCGACCTGCACGATCGCGGTCACCGACTCCTCGACGAGCAGCGCGGGGTCGGCCCTGCGCCAGGGCACGAGCGCGACGCTCGGCTGGTAGCCGAGCCGCTCCCACATGTCCTCCGCCGTGTACGGGGCGAAGAGGTCGAGGATCATCGCCGTGACCTCCGCGGCCTCGCGCACCGCGGCATCCGCGGCACCCGGACCCGAGTCGATCGCCTTGCGCGTCGCGTTGACGAGCTCCATGAGGCGCGCCACGACGACGTTGAACTTGAACGCCTCGACGAGGGCCGGGGCATCCGCCAGCAGCCGGTGCGTCATGCGGCGCAGCGTGACGTCGCCCGTCTTCCACTCGACGTCGGGGCTGGAGGTGACCTCGCCCGAGATGCGCCAGGCGCGCGCGAGGAACTTCGCCGCGCCGACGGGCGAGACGTCCGCCCAGTCGATGTCGTCTTCGGGGGGCCCCGCGAACGCGAGCGTCACGCGCAGCGCGTCGGCGCCGTGCCGGCCCAGCTCGCTCGCGAACTCGACCAGGTTGCCCTTCGACTTCGACATCTTCGCGCCGTCCATGATCACCATGCCCTGGTTGAGCAGGGAGGTGAACGGCTCGGTGAAGCTCAGGTAGCCGAGGTCGAAGAGCACCTTCGTGATGAATCGCGAGTACAGCAGGTGCAGGATGGCGTGCTCGACGCCGCCGACGTACTGGTCGACGGGCAGCCACTTCTCGGCCTGGGCGACATCGAACGCCTGCGTGTCGTCGTTCGGGCTGAGGTACCGCAGGTAGTACCAGGAGCTGTCGACGAACGTGTCCATGGTGTCGGAGTCGCGCCGCGCCGCGCCGCCGCAGTTCGGGCATGCGACGTTCGCCCAGTCGTCGGCCGCGCCGAGCGGGCTCGCGCCCTTCGGCTTCAGGTCGAGCCCCGCGGCATCGGGCAGCCGCACCGGCAGGTCCTGCTCGGGCACGGGCACCTCGCCGCACTCCTCGCAGTGGATGATCGGGATCGGCGTGCCCCAGTAGCGCTGCCGCGAGATGAGCCAGTCGCGCAGGCGGAAGTTCTTCGCGGCGCGCCCGGTGCCGCGCTGCTCGAGCACCTCGATGATGCGGCGGATCGCGTTCGACTTCGAGAGTCCGTCGAGGGGGCCCGAGTTGATGAGGCGGCCCTCGCCCGGGAGAGCGACGCCCGTTGCGGCGGGGTCGAGCTCGGGGAGGTCCTCGGGCAGGATCGGCTCGCCCTCGTCGTCGAGCTGGATCACCGGGATCACGCCCGTGACGGGCGCATTCGTGTCGACGACCACGCGCACGGGCAGGTCGAACGCGCGCGCGAAGTCGAGGTCGCGCTGGTCGTGGGCGGGCACGGCCATGATCGCGCCGTGGCCGTAGTCGGCCAGCACGTAGTCGGCGGCCCAGATCGGCAGCCGCTCGCCGTTCACGGGGTTCTCGGCGTAGCGCTCGAGGAACACGCCGGTCTTCGGTCGCTCGGTCGAGAGGCGGTCGATGTCGCTCTCGGCGCGCACCGAGGCGAGGTAGTCCTGGAACCGGGCCTGCACCTCCGCGGATGCCCCGGCCGCGAGCTCGGCCGCGATCTCGGAGTCGGGCGCCACGACCATGAAGGTCGCGCCGTAGAGCGTGTCGGGGCGCGTGGTGAACACCGTGACGGGCTCGTCGCGGCCTTCGATGCGGAACTCGACGTCGGCGCCCGCGGAGCGGCCGATCCAGTTGCGCTGCATCGTGACGACCTTCGACGGCCATGAGCCCTCGAGCTGGTTCAGGTCGTCGAGCAGGCGGTCGGCGTAGTCGGTGACGCGGAAGTACCACTGGGTCAGGGACTTCTTCGTGACCACGGCGCCGCAGCGCTCGCAGTGGCCGTCGACGACCTGCTCGTTCGCGAGCACGGTCTGGTCGACCGGGCACCAGTTCACGAGGCCCGCCTTGCGATAGGCGATGCCCTTCTCGTAGAGCTTCAGGAACAGCCACTGGTTCCAGCGGTAGTACTCGGGGTCGCTCGTGTGCAGCTCGCGGGTCCAGTCGAACGACGGCGCGTAGAGGCGGAACGAGCGCTTCTGCTGCTCGATGTTGTCGTACGTCCAGCCGCGCGGGTCGATGCCGCGCTTGATGGCGGCGTTCTCGGCGGGCAGGCCGAAGGAGTCCCAGCCGACCGGGTGCAGCACGTCGAAGCCCTGGTGGCGCCAGTAGCGGGCCACGGTGTCGCCGTAGCCGAACGCCTCGGCATGGCCCATGTGCAGGTCGCCCGACGGGTACGGGAACATGTCGAGGATGTACTTGCGCGGCTTCGTCTCACCCGGACGGCCGGCGACGAACGGTGCGAGCTCGTCCCACACGGGAAGCCACTTCGCCTGCAGGGCTGCGAAGTCGTACGCGCCGGCGTCGGCGTTGGCCTGGTCCTGATCGTGTGCCACGTGACTCTCAATCGTGTGTCGCTGCGGTGGGGGGATCCGCACATCTCCGGGCGCGCCGGAACCCGGCACGCACTCGGGAATCCAGCCTACTCACTCGGAGGGCGCCGTCGCCCGCGTTCGCCACGGGCCGACCGGCGGTCGAGCCGCTCAGTCCGTGACGGATGCCGCGCCGAGCACCGCGAGGAGGGCGCGCGCCTTGACGCGCGTCTCCTCGATCTCCTCCTCGGCCACCGACAGGGCGGTGATGCCGCCGCCCGTGCCGATGCTCGCGCCCGCCGGCGTGAGCACGATCGAGCGGATGACCATCGCGAGGTCGGCGCTGCCGTCGACGCCGAGGTAGCCGAACGCACCCGAGTACACGCCTCGGGGCCCCTCCTCGAGCTCGTGCAGGATCGTCATGGCGCTCCGCTTCGGCGCACCGGTCATCGACCCGGCCGGGAACGCCGACTGCACCACGTCGAGCACGGTGAGCGGATGCCGGATGCGAGCGCGCACGGTCGACACGAGTT
Coding sequences:
- a CDS encoding ComEC/Rec2 family competence protein, giving the protein MGDLRLLLPAVATWVTAWCAVAASDAGLDPAIVAGSIWAAAAALLATVVVGRRCRRVIMVAAIGLVVLAAAGLAASSAAVQLDRRADSPLTAIAAAHTSANVVIEVVAAPRPMRAMWAQAGEPPSLRVDAQVVAVDGRTVTPVPVTTTLDPPARELSLGVRIAMTARVAALPGAEQSAFRLRPEGEAVIQGPPPAWLAWAVVPRADLADAATGLDGDGAALVPGLSIGDTTAVGAELDEAMRASSLSHLTAVSGANCAIVTAAAFGLAALCGARRSVRVAAALIALAGFIVLVTPQPSVVRAGAMAVAVLVAIASGRPGGGVAALAVAVIGLLAFDPWLARDYGFALSAAATAGLILLAGPLAGRLARVMPVPLAVGLAVPLAAQLACQPILVLLDPAIALYGVPANLLAAPAAPVGTVVGLVACLVLPVLPAVGAALVQVAWLPATWIALVAHGASSLPGGRLVWLPDAPGALLLAACTALVLVLVFATRSRTRAWAGVVLAVVLAVPVGISAGGPLVVGATRPGDWDLAACEVGQGDAMLVRVDEATALIDTGPDPAALDRCLGLLGISRIDLLVITHWDADHAGGAEAVIGRVDTVLHGPLDGDRSDRVLGPLGDAGAESVEVVAGDRGTLGDASWRIAWPRPDAAPGNDASVVLDLEASGYRAVFLGDLGEEAQAGLLRSTELGRADVVKVAHHGSADQSERIYQELAATVGLIGVGADNGYGHPTAQLLELLAASRTTVVRTDRSGTCTLTADGDGEFGLWCERSGVGARS
- a CDS encoding ComEA family DNA-binding protein; translated protein: MPPTPGDDPLGALDPRARRAAPRVRIAVGAAVVLFVAAVAIAALLSVASSGGGAQGSILPASEERGASAGGAEVATGADVAPLLVHVLGAVAAPGLVELAPGARVVDAVAAAGGFTADADPAGVNLARPVVDGEQLVVLAMGQAPPPGSGAAGVGVTGVSVQGAGDGKVHLNTADLAALDTLPRIGPALAQRIIDWREANGPFTSVDQLLEVAGIGDAVFSGLADRVAP
- the leuS gene encoding leucine--tRNA ligase, which encodes MAHDQDQANADAGAYDFAALQAKWLPVWDELAPFVAGRPGETKPRKYILDMFPYPSGDLHMGHAEAFGYGDTVARYWRHQGFDVLHPVGWDSFGLPAENAAIKRGIDPRGWTYDNIEQQKRSFRLYAPSFDWTRELHTSDPEYYRWNQWLFLKLYEKGIAYRKAGLVNWCPVDQTVLANEQVVDGHCERCGAVVTKKSLTQWYFRVTDYADRLLDDLNQLEGSWPSKVVTMQRNWIGRSAGADVEFRIEGRDEPVTVFTTRPDTLYGATFMVVAPDSEIAAELAAGASAEVQARFQDYLASVRAESDIDRLSTERPKTGVFLERYAENPVNGERLPIWAADYVLADYGHGAIMAVPAHDQRDLDFARAFDLPVRVVVDTNAPVTGVIPVIQLDDEGEPILPEDLPELDPAATGVALPGEGRLINSGPLDGLSKSNAIRRIIEVLEQRGTGRAAKNFRLRDWLISRQRYWGTPIPIIHCEECGEVPVPEQDLPVRLPDAAGLDLKPKGASPLGAADDWANVACPNCGGAARRDSDTMDTFVDSSWYYLRYLSPNDDTQAFDVAQAEKWLPVDQYVGGVEHAILHLLYSRFITKVLFDLGYLSFTEPFTSLLNQGMVIMDGAKMSKSKGNLVEFASELGRHGADALRVTLAFAGPPEDDIDWADVSPVGAAKFLARAWRISGEVTSSPDVEWKTGDVTLRRMTHRLLADAPALVEAFKFNVVVARLMELVNATRKAIDSGPGAADAAVREAAEVTAMILDLFAPYTAEDMWERLGYQPSVALVPWRRADPALLVEESVTAIVQVDGKVRDRLEVSPKISGEELEALARGSVGVARAIGEKEIANVIVRAPRLVNIATRR